The sequence CCCCGACGACCACCGCCGGAACCCCCGCAACCGTCGTGTGCGGCGGTACATCCGCCAGCACCACGCTTCCCGCTCCCACCTTCGCATGCGTGCCGATCTCCACCCTCCCGAGGATTTTCGCACCCGCGCCCAGAAGCACGCCGGAGCGGATGATCGGGTGGCGGTCGCCGGTCGCCTTGCCGGTTCCTCCCAGCGTGACCTCATGGAGTATGGACACATCGTCCTCGATGATCGCCGTCTCGCCGACGACGAACGAAGTCGCATGATCCAGCAATATCCCGCAGCCTATCCTCGCCGCGGGATGGATGTCGGTGGAAAAGACCTCGGAGGATACGCTCTGGAGATAGAGCGCCAACCAGCGCCGCCCGTCCTGCCAGAGGCTATGGCTCACCCGGTAGGTGGAGAGGGCCATGAAGCCCTTGAAAAAAAGCAGCGGCTCAAGAGGCGAAAAGCAGGCCGGATCCCGCTCGAACATCGCCAGCAAATCCCGCCCGCAGGCATGGGCGATGCGGCTGTTGGCGGAGATGATTTCCGAAAACAAGGGCTCGATCATCTCGCGCGGCATGTCCTCCCGCGCCAGCCGCCTGCCGAGGCGCGCCGCCAGCGATTCCGCAAAGCTCCCGCGCGAGATCACCACGTCCTCCACGAGATGCCGCAGCCCCGCCTCCTCCGCGTGCAGCCTCTCCGCCTCCGAGCGCAACTTCGCCCACAGGTTTTCCAAATTCGCGGCTTCCCCACCGCACAACTTCATCCCACCCTTGGCTTGTTCCTTCTCGCTCATGAAAATTTCCCAAAAATTAGAATACGCATGCCGCGCCCTCGTGCAGCTCGCGAAGACCTATGACGGGAAGACCCTTACCCGACTCGACGACCTTGCGCAACGCGAAGCTGTCTCCGCGAACTTTTTGGTCCAGATCCTCAATGACCTCCGCCGCGCCGCCATCATCGACTCCCGCCGGGGTGCCAACGGCGGCTACCTCCTCTCCCGCCCGGCGGAAAACATCACCCTGCGCCAGATCGTAGAGGCCGTGGAGCCCTCCCAGCTCCAGAACACCGCCCTGGAGCACGGCGAATCCGGCTCCGCCGTCCGCCGCGCATGGGAGGGCGTTTCCACCAAACTCGCCGGCGACCTCGACACCGTGACCCTTGAATCCATCGCCAGCCCGCCCTCGGATCCGATGTTCTACATCTGAGGACTTTGCCCCGTTAGGCAAGATAACGCCCAGCCCTGCGTATTATCCACCTCCCAATGATCCGCTGGTTCGCAAAAAACGACATCGCCGCCAATTTCCTGCTTTTCGGGATCCTTGCGTGGGGCGCTTGGTCGGCGATTGAGAAGGTGGCGCTTGAGGTGCAGCCATCCTTCAACCCGGAGATGATCTACATCAACGTGCCATACCGCGGCGGCAGCCCGGCGGATGTGGAAAAGGCGGTGATCCTGCCCATCGAGGCGGCGCTGGAGGGGCTCTCCGGGATCGATTCCGTCGAGTCCCGCGCTGATGACGGAAATGCCCGCGTCATCGTCTATGCCGCCTCCAAGCGGAACCTCAAAAACCTGCTCGAGGAGGTGAAAACCAGGGTCGACCGCATCAGCAGCTTCCCGCCGGAGATCGAGCCGCCGGAGGTCTCCATCCCGGACAGCAGCCAGTGGTTCGACGTCATCAAGGTCGCGGTGTGCGGGGAGATGGAGGAGACCGACCTCCTGCGGGCTGCTCGCACCGTGCGCGACGACCTCATCGCGATGAGGGGCATCTCGCAGGCGAACGTGCTTGGCAACTCGCCGCTTGAAATCGCGGTGGAGGCGGATCCCCGCAGGCTGCGCGACTTCGGCCTCACCTTTGCGGATCTCAGCGAGGCGATACGCACCTCATCGGTGGATCTCCCCGCCGGCCGCATCCAGACGGATGAGGGTCCGCTGAACATCCGCTCCAAGGGCCAGGCCTACACCCGC comes from Akkermansiaceae bacterium and encodes:
- the cysE gene encoding serine O-acetyltransferase, with the protein product MKLCGGEAANLENLWAKLRSEAERLHAEEAGLRHLVEDVVISRGSFAESLAARLGRRLAREDMPREMIEPLFSEIISANSRIAHACGRDLLAMFERDPACFSPLEPLLFFKGFMALSTYRVSHSLWQDGRRWLALYLQSVSSEVFSTDIHPAARIGCGILLDHATSFVVGETAIIEDDVSILHEVTLGGTGKATGDRHPIIRSGVLLGAGAKILGRVEIGTHAKVGAGSVVLADVPPHTTVAGVPAVVVGESRDANPAMEMNQHLDCRGGKP
- a CDS encoding Rrf2 family transcriptional regulator; amino-acid sequence: MKISQKLEYACRALVQLAKTYDGKTLTRLDDLAQREAVSANFLVQILNDLRRAAIIDSRRGANGGYLLSRPAENITLRQIVEAVEPSQLQNTALEHGESGSAVRRAWEGVSTKLAGDLDTVTLESIASPPSDPMFYI